The window TGGAAGTTTTGTGGCGCATATTCATAAAGGGGGTTCCATATGGTGCTGCATAAGAAATGGAAAGTTATGGAACATCACAAGTCTCAGAGTGTATCTGCTTAACATTTTCCTTCAAAAATATAAGCCGTTAATATATCCTTTGCTGTCTGATCTCACAATAAATGCCAAAACCTAAACCCCGGTTCAAACATTTGAGATATAAATGTGTCAAAGTCTATTGAGAGTGATGTGTAAGGTGGAAAAACGTGTGATGCTACCGGTGTTACCTCCGCCCCAGGAGTGTGCACCAGCACCTGGCTCATGTACAGCACAGAGCCCAGGGTCTTGATATCGTCACCCTCCCACAGACGGATGGATTCCGTCAGGATCTGCAGCTCAAGCTCCTTACGCTTGCGAACCTCCTGGCACTGCGTCTGGCACAGCGGAAACAGGCAAGCACTCAGAATCTCAATCCTCACGTGAGAATGTAAAGGCTAAAAGCTACGCGTGGCGCCCTTACAGATAGATGTTTGAAAGTGGCCATGCACCTCTGGATGTCACTTCTGTCAGGGTGACTCTcctaaaagacaacaaaattcTTGGCGTTGTAATGACACGAGACACAACGAGActcagtgttgtacctgaatgagTTCAACGAACGAAACTTCATGAATTAGTTCTCCGGTGGTTCTTTTGTaacacagtacataattgtaaaaatggattacgaGGAATCATTGAGTTAAAACTATATGATCGCATTGTCATGATctgaaaattttgttttgttttgcaatgtaAGAATAGAacaaaatttatattttgttaatatagtcaccCAGAGCTACGAGGAATGCAAAGCTTTCAATTTCCTTTCACCATCTTTCCTGTCAGACTgtgttgcatttgttttgttttttttgcacattaaggacaaatgtcctgtttttgttttaattcctcattttaaacaAGACCATGAAAtcaacatgtttttcctcatgtttttgagattgaaGGGTGAAAGCTGCCGCTGGCTACTTGTGAAAGGGTGGCAACAATgcgaaaatgaaatgccagcattttaaggggaatagcctgtcagcaacttattggaagaaaaaaagaaaaaaaaaaaagtagtatcattttggaatgatgaacttagctcaacattttgaattatgaactgtgaactgaactagttcatttctggaacagtgaactgaactttgaactagctcgcgtagaaaatgaactttcccaacactgataaGACTACCTTGTAGACATTTACACACCTCCATGTGGCGTTCCAGCTCTTTGAGCAGGGTGGGGTATTTGTCCAGTCTCATGAAAGGTTTACTCAGGCCCGTGGTCAGTGTGAGGATCCCGGGGTTGACCGCACCTCTGCCCTCCATGAACTCCCCCAACGCCTCGCTGCAggacacaatgacaaaaaatatatacatttttatttttttatttttttttttaagtacgaGTTCAATGGAAACTGGCAGCTGGTGCGTTCAAAGACGGACGGACCTGTGTTGCGTGAGCACGTTAACCGCACAGGGGTGGTTGGAGCAGTAACCCACGTAAAGAGCCTTCATTTGGGGCATGAGGTTGAGGAAGAATCCGCCCACCCTTTGCTGACTCTCTGGAAGCCTTAAAGAAATAACAAGAAACGTGTTGAGACACTCACCAGCCACATTAGGTGTCAATTTGACAAGATAACGCAAAAATACTTGGTTTTAATGATGGTTGTATTGATTTCACAATGTTTAACAATGTGGTAGCACTGGCATAGAACTGCAGAGGGTTTTAATGTCTAATTTGCCCATTAGGTGAACCCAATAGCGTGTGCCCAAGGGCATGTCCACATGAACCTAGTTAttatgaaacacattttttaagatGTTTTGGATAAATCTGGCCAAAGTTGAAACTTTTTCAGTTTGCATGCATTTTCTGGCCCCTTTAAATAATGCTGCAGAATCTTTGGATCGCATcataaaagagaaaataaaaagaagaaaaaaagtcacaattggatcattattttcaaatgtcatgtattttccattttatattCAAATGTTATATTTCAAACGTATGATATATTTTAATGGAACAAGATTAGGCAGAgcaggcatttaaaaaaaacaaaaaaaatacacctgtgCACACATGGATTTGGCATAACAatctttgtctttgtagtacaGAAGGCCAACACTAGGGGGCTCTACATTTATGTTATGAAACaggttgctgctgctgctgctgctgcagtggGACTGTGCTAGaggggtgggagtgggggaaTTACTTGGTGCATTCCTCCAATGATTGGACGAGCATCTGTTGGAAGGTGCAGATCTCCTCCAGGTTTCCCAGGATCAGAGATACATCAGAGCCGCTCAGCCTGGAGGTGGAGACAGACTGTGACTGTTTAGCTGGACTCTTCTTTTACCATGTGGCTCTGATTGTGCGATGCGGTCGTACTTCTCGAAGCTCTGAAGAGGCCGCAGGTAATTTGTTAGGAGGCTCTGGAGGTCCTTGGAATACTCAGTCTCTGTTTCTAAAATGTTCTGCAACACCTAAAATACAAGATGGTaaattgaggcaaaaaaaaaaaaaaattacattatcaATTCAGAAACTAATgttgaaactgcaaatgtgagttACGTCCTTACCAGGTTGTAGTAGGTCTTGCTAATGGCAGATGTGTCAAAGCCTTTAGGCAGACTTTTAAGGGTACCAGACTTGGGGGACACTTGTTTGTCTATGGAAAGAGAAATAAATATAGTGATACCTGATGAGCGTCAGCAGTTTAAAAACTCCATTCAAGCTTCCAGGCATAACACATCTCAACGTCGGTAATAAGACGGCGAAGGCACCCACCGGAGCCTTTGACTTCACGGACGTAGTTGCTAGGAAACCATCCCGTCTTGCCGTTGAGGGTCCCCTCCCACCAGCCCCCGTCCTCCTGACGAGTCACACCGATGATGTCACCCTTGTTGAAGGTGAGCTCATCCTCGTTGGTCTGCAGGAAGTTGAAACGCGCCTTCACCAGCAGCTGCTGCCCGCTGTTCTCTGACATGTCCTGAAAAGAGATGTGACAGAATGGAGGTACACTGAAACAACCATTGGGGTCTTTTTTGGGATGAGTTAAGACAGCAGTACCGTTGGATTCACATCGAAATGTACCAAAATAACTGCTTTATATCATACCACTTAGAAGCACCCTTCCGGTGGGTACCAACCACAGTgctatggtaaaaaaaaaaacaaaaaaaaaaacactcagtgCATTTGATGGGGTGACAGAAAATCATCACTTCTGTGAATTCGGAACCACAACATGGCCAGATGTATTGAACTGTCCCATGGCGAAAATATGGCTTCTCCTTTGCACCGTATCATCTCCACTTCAAAACAGTATAGCGCGGCACCCTGAAAACCACGGTGCATTGAACGCATCAATCagattttaaagaaagaaaaaaaaactaaggttagcatgtttgtttttgtcatttctagccGTGTAACAGCAAATATTACAATAACAATTCTGCATGATTAATAAGTGACccagagttgttgtttttttaatccattgttGCACTCACCAGACTGCGAAACTGGATCTGCAGCAGCTTGGAGGATCGACCCAGTGAAGCCTGGGAGGCCAGAGACTCAAAGGACTTGATGCGGTGGGCGGAAGAGTGTCGGGCGCACACCGAGTCACTGCCCACGCCAATATCTGGAGAGGAGAGAGCGACAATACAAATATCTCAGACCTGCTGGTAGCTGCGGTCAGCGCCCACACACGCTCATTGACTACTCAACTGTCTTCTGATACGAGCACCCACTTCAACGATACGCACCCACAGAGTTGGGACTAACCTGCCGTGACTTTATTGAGAGCCACGAGACTGCTCAACACCTTGGAGAAGTTCAGGCCGAGCAGCAGGTCACTGGCCTCAAACGGCTGTAGatgagagagagggaaagaagagagaagcTTGAGTATCACAAAGCCTTAGACGTTGGCACTCACAACACGGAGCGATCCGTTGTCATGCGTCGGAAAATTGATGATGGCtgtgaagggaaaaaaacaaaaaaaaaacctcagaaGACTTCAACGTCTACAGCAGACAGCGAGCCGACCCACGTCACCATGCTCCACGTACACATTGAATTATGTGCTGACATGTGAGTTGACAATGAGGAAAAAGCCCCAGCAGGATGAAAAGGTTGATGATATTCTATCTTTGTTAGTGTTAACAAAACTCAATATCAACAATTATTGCAACTTTAATTGTGGCTTTGTACACCTCCAtcgagtgactctctaacatggactttaagtgtcaattttatttcaaagaaaaaaaacaccttggttttgtcatacgagcgtccagaaaaggcccctctgactgCTACTTCTGTTCGGCCCacttttgtatccgctttgtccatatttggctaagaccgccccctttcctctgattggttggctcccgtgtagaagacccacttgtgagagcacacgtgtttgttatgttgacagcgctggctcaggagcggaAAAGGGCTCATCTACGCTAGTGGCGtggataagctcgagaaattccaatgacctgatttcaggcctctcgccAGTAAAACATCTGGAagtcaggaatgcgtggacgattttaattcatattacacgtttactgaggcaccatagagacaatattccATCCcgaatactagaaaaagttggtttgacaAAATAGGGGAGCTTTAAAAATGTAAGAACAAAGTAGTAATTTCACGCCATATTCTCCCGAGTCAGTAGAGGCACGCAGTTTTGCACATTTCTGGCTCAGCCCAACCTCCCGTCCACTTAAATCGGTCACTTACACATCCTCATGCCAGATACGCACTCTAATCTATAGAACAGGCAGACACCCCCTTTAATATGGATGGACTCCAAACATGCATTCAGTCAAGCgcagtattctgattaaattacttttattggatttatttcatacggAATCAAAAGGAAATGATCGTAATTGCTCTCCTTCAAATTCTTACTGTTTTAGCTGGAACAGTACGCACGTCCCGACTGTCCGACAACACGTTACGTGGGCGTATTTTCAGTTTGAAAGTATGCTTTATGTTTCTCATggatttcaatgacattcacGAGTGTTTTAAAGCCAGCCTCGGAATTCAATGAATCACCCCTCTTTGGTGTTTATGCACTAGCTTCCCGGTTACATGCGGTGTGTGTTTCAGACATCTGGATGAGAGAATACACATAACTGAAAAAGTATGACGGCCCAGGCGCGTAAAAAAGACTTTTGCGTGGTCGGGAGAAGATAGCCCATCGTGGCCAGGCGTACTTATTTGCTCAAAGGAAGAGATTACCAAGGTAAGGCATGAGGGGACTGCTATGCAA is drawn from Phycodurus eques isolate BA_2022a chromosome 12, UOR_Pequ_1.1, whole genome shotgun sequence and contains these coding sequences:
- the LOC133410467 gene encoding rho guanine nucleotide exchange factor 7-like isoform X2 codes for the protein MNSAEQTVTWLITLGVLESPKKSIADPEAFLHNSLKDGVVLCRLLERLSPGSTEKIYQEPKNDGECLSNIKEFVKGCTSFRVEPFEASDLLLGLNFSKVLSSLVALNKVTADIGVGSDSVCARHSSAHRIKSFESLASQASLGRSSKLLQIQFRSLDMSENSGQQLLVKARFNFLQTNEDELTFNKGDIIGVTRQEDGGWWEGTLNGKTGWFPSNYVREVKGSDKQVSPKSGTLKSLPKGFDTSAISKTYYNLVLQNILETETEYSKDLQSLLTNYLRPLQSFEKLSGSDVSLILGNLEEICTFQQMLVQSLEECTKLPESQQRVGGFFLNLMPQMKALYVGYCSNHPCAVNVLTQHSEALGEFMEGRGAVNPGILTLTTGLSKPFMRLDKYPTLLKELERHMEESHPDRSDIQRCMATFKHLSTQCQEVRKRKELELQILTESIRLWEGDDIKTLGSVLYMSQVLVHTPGAEEKSERYLMLFPHVLLMLSASPRMSGFIFQGKLPLASMSVSKLEDCEAHKNAFELSGSMFERLQVSCTNQQDLQDWAEHLTRQIKHTAATAPSHKPLNVPCHTLPSHPVTPSRHAEGRAMTVAPTYHTLPHPSSHGTSHSTMMWGPLEPPNTPKPWSLSCLRPAPPLRPSAALCYKEDLSKSPKSVKKLLPKRKPERKQSEEEFALRKSTAALEEDAQILKVIEAYCTSAKTRQTLNSTWQGTDLMHNHVLADADRPSADSPGRRSSVSRPELSSDLSEDSDYDSIWTSHSYRMGSVPRKSCISHQN